Proteins encoded in a region of the Pyxidicoccus trucidator genome:
- a CDS encoding cytochrome-c peroxidase, which produces MRVSLGLLLICACGGAGSPEEEPTPPPNPGPCAIDARLSSEQCQRARAMRLPDSLPPARGNAVADSEAAARLGQRLFFATSISSSFTVACFGCHLPEEEFDDGRAHPETPPGSATDSLGRNSPSLLNAAWMRTQLWDGRADTLWSQPLFAIENPAEMATTRLELSHRVVNGMGQDYAAVFGERPSLPFERFPPVGGPGDATFDGMRPEDRATVNRLAANVGKAIEAYLRRLAAGPSPFDRFLGGEETALSSEAREGLYVFFRAGCDGCHSGPMLSDEGFHNLGVPSAEDKELDPGRERGWSILVANPFNTQGPYFDGLRPLPGWEVGPGLQGAFRTPPLRNLLASAPYGHNGRFATLEEVVDFHLIAARAPGRYLGEVSPLLRPVTLEPAERSALHAFLRSLEGVRAGPPWNGFP; this is translated from the coding sequence GTGCGTGTTTCGCTGGGGCTGCTGCTCATCTGTGCCTGTGGCGGCGCGGGCTCGCCGGAGGAGGAACCCACGCCGCCGCCTAACCCGGGCCCGTGCGCAATCGACGCGCGCCTCTCTTCGGAGCAGTGCCAGCGGGCCCGCGCCATGCGCCTTCCCGACTCGCTTCCTCCGGCACGCGGCAACGCGGTGGCGGACTCCGAAGCGGCCGCCCGGCTGGGACAGCGGCTGTTCTTCGCCACCTCCATCTCCAGCAGCTTCACGGTGGCCTGCTTCGGCTGCCACCTGCCCGAAGAGGAGTTCGATGACGGGCGCGCGCATCCGGAGACTCCACCCGGCTCGGCCACGGATTCGCTCGGGCGCAACTCCCCTTCCCTGCTCAACGCCGCGTGGATGCGCACCCAACTGTGGGACGGGCGCGCGGACACGCTGTGGTCGCAGCCGCTGTTCGCCATCGAGAACCCGGCGGAGATGGCCACCACCCGCCTGGAGCTCTCGCACCGGGTGGTGAATGGGATGGGGCAGGACTACGCCGCCGTCTTCGGTGAGCGGCCCTCGCTGCCCTTCGAACGCTTTCCTCCCGTTGGCGGGCCCGGTGACGCCACATTCGACGGAATGCGTCCCGAGGACCGGGCCACCGTCAACCGCCTCGCCGCCAACGTGGGCAAGGCCATCGAGGCCTACCTGCGCAGGCTGGCGGCGGGGCCCTCTCCTTTCGACCGCTTCCTCGGAGGTGAGGAGACGGCGCTGTCCTCCGAGGCTCGCGAGGGGCTGTATGTCTTCTTCCGCGCCGGGTGCGACGGGTGCCACTCCGGGCCGATGCTCAGCGACGAGGGCTTCCACAACCTCGGTGTGCCGTCCGCGGAGGACAAGGAGCTCGACCCGGGACGTGAGCGGGGGTGGAGCATCCTCGTGGCCAATCCCTTCAACACGCAGGGGCCCTACTTCGACGGCCTGCGTCCCCTGCCTGGATGGGAAGTGGGGCCGGGACTTCAAGGTGCCTTCCGCACGCCGCCGCTGCGCAACCTCCTCGCGTCCGCGCCCTATGGGCACAACGGCCGCTTCGCCACGCTGGAGGAGGTGGTGGACTTCCATCTCATCGCGGCGCGGGCTCCGGGGCGCTATCTCGGTGAGGTGTCTCCGCTGCTGCGTCCGGTGACGCTGGAGCCGGCGGAGCGGTCGGCCCTGCACGCCTTCCTGCGCTCGCTGGAAGGCGTGCGCGCAGGACCACCGTGGAATGGCTTCCCCTGA
- a CDS encoding DNA methyltransferase → MVDERDGTGGLTPTEPRRTVYCEDALAWLEARPVLEGCSAIASLPDMSEFPSLTLAEWKAWFVRAAGLVLSRVPAEGVGLFYQTDVKQDGIWVDKGYLVARAAEEAGCELLFHKVVCRRAPGTVTYGRPAYSHLLAFSRGVRANMAKSTADVLPEAGEVTWTRGMGVEACLVACRFIQEHTATRTVVDPFCGHGTVLAVANALGLDAVGVELSRKRARKARNLRGEWKDGTLVLTGMGGTEAPE, encoded by the coding sequence ATGGTGGATGAACGGGACGGGACGGGCGGGCTCACGCCAACGGAGCCGCGGCGCACAGTGTACTGCGAGGACGCACTGGCCTGGCTGGAAGCGCGGCCGGTGCTGGAGGGGTGCTCGGCCATCGCCTCGCTGCCCGACATGTCCGAGTTCCCCTCGCTGACGCTCGCGGAGTGGAAGGCGTGGTTCGTCCGCGCGGCGGGGCTCGTGCTCTCGCGCGTGCCGGCGGAGGGCGTGGGCCTCTTCTACCAGACGGACGTGAAGCAGGACGGTATCTGGGTGGACAAGGGCTACCTCGTGGCACGCGCGGCGGAGGAGGCCGGGTGCGAGCTGCTCTTCCACAAGGTGGTGTGCCGCCGCGCGCCGGGGACGGTGACGTATGGGCGGCCCGCGTACTCGCACCTGCTGGCCTTCTCGCGGGGCGTGCGCGCGAACATGGCGAAGTCCACCGCCGACGTGCTGCCCGAGGCGGGCGAGGTGACGTGGACGCGCGGCATGGGCGTGGAGGCGTGCCTCGTCGCGTGCCGCTTCATCCAGGAGCACACCGCCACGCGCACGGTGGTGGACCCGTTCTGCGGCCACGGCACCGTGCTGGCCGTGGCCAACGCGCTCGGCCTGGACGCGGTGGGCGTGGAGCTCAGCCGCAAGCGGGCGCGCAAGGCGCGCAACCTGCGCGGCGAGTGGAAGGACGGGACGCTCGTGCTCACCGGCATGGGGGGCACGGAGGCCCCGGAGTGA
- the rhtA gene encoding threonine/homoserine exporter RhtA has product MSRMQSMRSPVAVAVLAVLAAMSTIQFGASLAKGLFPVLGAQGTTALRLGFATLILLAFWRPWRRKLTRRDVLAVGVYGAALGGMNLTFYLALERIPLGIAVAIEFTGPLAVALLSTRRPIDFVWALLAVAGILLILPLSEASQPLDPVGVVWALAAGACWALYILFGQRAGAAVHGGTATSLGMATAALLVMPFGVAHAGEGLLNVSLWPAALGVAVLSSALPYSLEMIALKELPTRTFGILMSLEPAIAAVSGLVILGEQLALVQWVAIGCVILASAGSAATARKSVPAPDAVS; this is encoded by the coding sequence ATGTCTCGAATGCAGTCGATGCGGAGCCCGGTGGCCGTCGCGGTGCTGGCGGTGCTGGCCGCGATGAGCACCATCCAGTTTGGAGCGTCGCTGGCCAAGGGGTTGTTCCCGGTGCTGGGCGCGCAGGGCACCACGGCGCTCCGGCTGGGCTTCGCCACGCTGATACTGCTGGCCTTCTGGCGGCCGTGGCGCAGGAAGCTCACCCGCCGCGACGTGCTCGCGGTGGGGGTGTATGGCGCGGCGCTCGGGGGGATGAACCTGACGTTCTACCTGGCGCTGGAGCGGATTCCGCTGGGGATTGCGGTGGCCATCGAGTTCACCGGGCCGCTGGCGGTGGCGCTGCTGTCGACGCGCAGGCCCATCGACTTCGTGTGGGCGTTGCTCGCGGTGGCGGGCATCCTGCTGATTCTGCCGCTGTCGGAGGCCTCGCAGCCGCTGGACCCGGTGGGTGTCGTCTGGGCGCTGGCGGCCGGGGCGTGCTGGGCGCTGTACATCCTCTTCGGGCAGCGGGCCGGAGCGGCGGTGCACGGAGGTACGGCCACGTCACTGGGCATGGCGACGGCGGCGCTGCTGGTGATGCCGTTCGGCGTGGCGCACGCGGGGGAGGGGCTGCTGAACGTGTCGCTGTGGCCGGCGGCGCTGGGCGTGGCGGTGCTTTCGAGCGCGCTGCCCTACTCGCTGGAGATGATTGCGCTGAAGGAGCTGCCGACGCGGACGTTCGGAATCCTGATGAGCCTGGAGCCGGCAATCGCTGCGGTGTCGGGGCTGGTGATTCTGGGGGAGCAGCTCGCGCTGGTGCAGTGGGTGGCGATTGGCTGCGTCATCCTCGCGTCCGCGGGCAGCGCGGCGACGGCACGCAAGTCCGTGCCGGCGCCGGACGCGGTGTCGTGA
- a CDS encoding Dyp-type peroxidase domain-containing protein, with amino-acid sequence MKPQEGLFHSPGDFSALAVWRLSRSSAASQVREAAADAYAELRRAGDIHAVLAFDASLVSPHADAEAGPPLLPRRGAHTHFPSTQAQVLVQLAAPTRERLLWALRRTAARVAGVLVPEEEVLGGRIGEGLEPPGLSNARHAPSREEVQRGAIIPAGPLSGAAWMLYLRFQQDVSRPPRARLRVVRDTPDAEPQRASLEGLIRRGFPFRQSGEEGLAFLAAAADPVRFHRALDTLLGVAGAPPDAVLRHATPVGGGLYLAPSRDWLQDVTGDPLREAASRANGRGRHGRGGDSDRGNLVQPREGPGARAPGGISP; translated from the coding sequence ATGAAGCCCCAAGAAGGATTGTTCCATTCACCAGGTGACTTCAGCGCCCTCGCTGTCTGGAGGCTGAGCCGCTCGAGCGCGGCGTCCCAGGTGCGCGAGGCCGCGGCGGACGCCTACGCGGAGCTGCGCCGCGCGGGCGACATCCACGCCGTGCTCGCCTTCGACGCGTCGCTCGTGTCGCCCCACGCCGACGCGGAGGCCGGCCCGCCCCTGCTTCCCCGCCGCGGCGCACACACGCACTTCCCCTCCACCCAGGCCCAGGTGCTGGTGCAGCTCGCCGCGCCCACCCGCGAGCGCCTCCTCTGGGCCCTGCGCCGCACCGCCGCCCGCGTCGCCGGCGTCCTCGTCCCCGAGGAGGAAGTCCTCGGCGGCCGCATCGGCGAGGGCCTCGAGCCGCCCGGCCTCTCCAACGCGCGCCACGCTCCGTCCCGCGAGGAGGTCCAGCGCGGCGCCATCATCCCCGCCGGCCCCCTCTCCGGCGCCGCGTGGATGCTGTACCTGCGCTTCCAGCAGGACGTGTCCCGCCCCCCGCGCGCCCGCCTGCGGGTGGTGCGGGACACTCCCGACGCCGAGCCCCAGCGCGCCAGCCTCGAGGGGCTCATCCGCCGGGGCTTTCCCTTCCGCCAGTCCGGCGAGGAGGGCCTGGCCTTCCTCGCCGCCGCCGCGGACCCGGTCCGCTTCCACCGCGCGCTGGACACGCTGCTCGGAGTCGCGGGCGCACCGCCGGACGCGGTGCTGCGTCACGCCACACCCGTGGGGGGCGGCCTGTACCTCGCGCCCTCCCGGGATTGGCTTCAAGACGTCACCGGCGACCCGCTGCGCGAGGCCGCGTCACGAGCGAATGGGAGGGGGCGTCATGGCCGGGGAGGCGACTCGGACAGGGGGAACCTTGTACAACCACGAGAAGGGCCCGGAGCACGGGCCCCAGGGGGGATATCGCCATGA